A region from the Aegilops tauschii subsp. strangulata cultivar AL8/78 chromosome 5, Aet v6.0, whole genome shotgun sequence genome encodes:
- the LOC109769171 gene encoding protein P21-like produces MASSLTLILALLLAIAATTDAITVHLLNKCPYTVWPGAYPVGGGSRLDTGQAATIQVPPGTAAGRIWGRTGCNFDASGRGSCTTGDCGGVLACAAGGRPPATLAEYTLGKGGSPDFYDISLVDGFNVPMSFGPAGGGFHAISCAADINANCPSELKVDGGCVSACVKFGAPQYCCMPPLTPSTCGPTDYSRFFKGHCPDAYSYAYDDKSSTFTCPVGSDYQVTFCP; encoded by the coding sequence ATGGCATCTTCACTTACCCTCATCCTTGCTCTTCTCCTCGCAATCGCTGCCACCACCGACGCTATCACTGTCCACCTACTCAACAAGTGCCCCTACACGGTGTGGCCAGGAGCCTACCCGGTCGGCGGCGGGAGCAGGCTCGACACGGGTCAGGCGGCGACCATTCAAGTCCCCCCGGGCACGGCGGCTGGAAGGATTTGGGGCCGCACCGGCTGCAACTTCGATGCTAGTGGCCGCGGGTCATGCACCACGGGCGACTGTGGCGGCGTGCTAGCCTGCGCTGCCGGCGGGAGGCCACCCGCGACGCTCGCCGAGTACACGCTGGGTAAGGGCGGCAGCCCCGACTTCTATGACATCTCCCTCGTTGACGGATTCAACGTGCCGATGAGCTTTGGGCCTGCCGGCGGCGGCTTTCACGCGATAAGCTGTGCCGCGGACATCAACGCAAATTGCCCGTCGGAGCTGAAGGTGGACGGAGGATGCGTGAGTGCCTGCGTCAAGTTCGGCGCCCCCCAGTACTGCTGCATGCCGCCGCTCACGCCGTCGACCTGCGGGCCGACGGACTACTCGCGCTTCTTCAAGGGGCACTGCCCGGACGCCTACAGCTACGCCTACGACGACAAGAGCAGCACCTTCACCTGCCCCGTCGGATCAGACTACCAAGTCACCTTCTGCCCATAG
- the LOC109769170 gene encoding alpha-amylase/trypsin inhibitor, with product MAFSGVVHLIALVLVLAATADAATITVVNRCSYTIWPGALPGGGVRLDPGQSWQLNMPAGTAGARVWPRTGCTFDGSGRGHCITGDCAGALSCRVSGEQPATLAEYTLGQGGSQDFFDLSVIDGFNTPMSFQPVGGAPCRAATCAVDITRECLPELQVPGGCASACGKFGGDTYCCRGQFEHNCPPTNYSRFFKGKCPDAYSYAKDDQTSTFTCPAGTNYQIVLCPARNDLHMDQ from the coding sequence ATGGCGTTCTCTGGCGTCGTCCACCTCATCGCTCTCGTGCTCGTGCTCGCTGCCACCGCCGATGCGGCCACTATCACCGTCGTGAACCGGTGCTCCTACACGATATGGCCGGGCGCGCTCCCAGGCGGCGGCGTGCGTCTCGACCCGGGCCAGTCGTGGCAGCTCAACATGCCCGCCGGCACCGCGGGCGCCAGGGTGTGGCCGCGCACGGGATGCACCTTCGACGGCAGCGGCCGCGGCCACTGCATCACCGGCGACTGCGCGGGCGCGCTCTCCTGCCGCGTGTCGGGCGAGCAGCCTGCCACGCTGGCCGAGTACACGCTGGGGCAGGGCGGGAGCCAGGACTTCTTCGATCTGTCCGTCATCGACGGCTTCAATACGCCCATGAGCTTCCAGCCCGTCGGCGGCGCGCCGTGCCGTGCGGCGACCTGCGCCGTAGACATCACCAGGGAGTGCCTGCCCGAGCTGCAGGTGCCCGGAGGGTGCGCGAGCGCGTGCGGCAAGTTCGGCGGCGACACCTACTGCTGCCGGGGCCAGTTCGAGCACAACTGCCCGCCGACCAACTACTCGAGGTTCTTCAAGGGCAAGTGCCCAGACGCCTACAGCTACGCCAAGGACGACCAGACCAGCACCTTCACGTGTCCCGCCGGAACCAACTACCAGATCGTCCTCTGCCCCGCCCGAAATGATTTACACATGGATCAGTAA